From Sparus aurata chromosome 9, fSpaAur1.1, whole genome shotgun sequence, a single genomic window includes:
- the LOC115588596 gene encoding trace amine-associated receptor 13c-like, protein METLERPDLCFPQLLNASCKKPTQHRADTIFLYILLSCISALTIALNLLVIISISHFRQLHTTTNFLLLSLAVSDFLVGLLLMPVHILLIGGCWFWGSFICGLFYYASFLLTSASVGNMVLISVDRYVAICDPLCYLTKVTQKRVQVCVCLCWACSALYNGLILMDYLEQPERFNSCYGECIVVVDSITGAVDVMLTFVGPIVVIVVLYMRVFVVAVSQARAMRSHIAVVKLQGSVSAPAKKSEMKAARTLGVVVVVFLICFCSYFYPSIAGQAMSTSVAFQMYGVWLLNSNSCLNPVVYAFFYPWFRKSIKLIVSFQILQPDSCNANIV, encoded by the exons atGGAGACACTGGAACGACCGGACCTCTGCTTTCCACAGTTACTTAACGCCTCCTGCAAGAAGCCAACACAGCATCGTGCTGACACcatttttctttacatcctGCTGTCTTGCATCTCTGCACTCACTATTGCTCTAAACCTGCTGGTCATCATCTCTATATCCCACTTCAG GCAGCtccacaccaccaccaacttcctcctcctctccctggctGTCTCAGACTTCCTTGTCGGCCTCCTGTTGATGCCGGTTCATATCCTTCTAATAGGTGGCTGCTGGTTTTGGGGAAGCTTTATATGTGGACTGTTTTATTATGCCTCTTTTCTCCTTACATCTGCCTCAGTAGGAAACATGGTGCTCATATCCGTTGACCGTTATGTGGCTATTTGTGACCCTTTGTGTTACCTTACCAAAGTCACTCAGAAAAGAGTTcaagtctgtgtttgtctgtgttgggCCTGTTCAGCGTTGTATAACGGTCTGATATTGATGGACTACCTTGAACAACCAGAAAGATTTAATTCCTGCTATGGAGAGTGCATAGTTGTTGTTGACTCTATAACAGGAGCTGTAGATGTCATGTTGACATTTGTTGGCCCCATTGTTGTCATCGTTGTTCTGTATATGAGAGTTTTTGTGGTGGCTGTGTCTCAGGCTCGAGCCATGCGGTCTCATATTGCAGTTGTCAAACTGCAGGGTTCAGTAAGTGCACCTGCTAAGAAGTCTGAGATGAAAGCAGCCAGGACTCTTGGTGTTGTCGTGGTTGTATTTCTTATATGtttctgttcatatttttatcCATCCATTGCGGGCCAGGCCATGTCAACCAGTGTGGCATTTCAAATGTATGGGGTCTGGCTACTTAATTCTAACTCCTGTCTAAATCCAGTGGTCTATGCTTTTTTCTATCCCTGGTTCAGAAAATCCATCAAActtattgtttcatttcagataCTGCAGCCTGACTCTTGTAATGCCAACATAGTGTAG
- the LOC115588489 gene encoding trace amine-associated receptor 13c-like translates to MVTLEETYLCFPQLLNSSCRKPIRPHFETMLIYILLSFIALLTAALNLLVIISISHFKQLHTPTNLLLLSLAVSDFFVGLIMFFQIVLIDGCWFLGDLMCTLYQYLAYVITSASIGTMVLISVDRYVAICHPLHFPTNVTQKRVQVCLCLCWMFSALFHSLLLKDILKQPGTYNSCIGECVIIIDHIAGLVDLFVSFIGPVTVIVVLYMRVFVVAVSQARAIRSHIAAVTLQRSRKVAANKSELKAATTLGVVVLVFLICVCPYYCVALTGQDTMLNASFAYFVICLSYFNSCLNPLIYTFFYPWFRKSVRLIVTLKILKPDSCKINIL, encoded by the exons ATGGTTACCTTGGAAGAAACTTACCTCTGCTTTCCACAACTCCTCAACAGCTCCTGCAGAAAGCCAATACGTCCTCACTTTGAGACCATGCTGATTTACATTCTGCTGTCCTTCATCGCTCTGCTCACTGCAGCTCTTAACCTGCTGGTCATCATCTCTATCTCCCACTTCAA GCAGCTCCACACCCCcaccaacctcctcctcctctctcttgcTGTCTCAGATTTCTTCGTGGGCCTCATCATGTTCTTTCAAATTGTCCTCATAGATGGCTGTTGGTTCCTTGGCGACCTCATGTGCACTCTGTATCAGTATCTAGCATATGTTATAACCTCTGCCTCAATAGGAACCATGGTGCTCATATCTGTTGACCGCTATGTAGCTATTTGTCATCCTTTACATTTTCCCACCAACGTCACTCAAAAAAGAGTTCaagtctgtctttgtctctgttggatgttttctgctctttttcacagtctgctgctgaaagaTATCCTGAAACAACCAGGCACTTATAACTCATGCATTGGAGAGTGTGTGATTATAATTGATCATATTGCGGGACTTGTTGATCTCTTTGTGAGCTTTATCGGTCCTGTCACTGTCATTGTAGTTCTGTACATGAGAGTATTTGTGGTGGCTGTGTCTCAGGCTCGTGCCATCCGGTCTCACATTGCAGCTGTcactctccagagatcaaggaAAGTAGCTGCTAACAAATCTGAGTTGAAAGCAGCCACGactcttggtgttgttgtaCTTGTCTTTCTAATATGTGTTTGCCCATATTATTGTGTTGCTCTTACAGGCCAGGACACAATGCTCAATGCCTCATTTGCTTACTTTGTAATTTGTCTGTCCTATTTTAACTCCTGTCTTAACCCTCTGATCTACACCTTTTTCTATCCATGGTTTAGAAAATCTGTTAGACTCATTGTTACACTTAAGATACTGAAGCCTGACTCCTGTAAGATCAATATACTGTAg